One window of Nocardioides dongkuii genomic DNA carries:
- a CDS encoding PPA1309 family protein, translating to MTSPDDLSDLDVDPALAAAVLEIETHIAEGGWDQPARLYALVETAALVEHEPGLAAAMGLDASSEQGSLTAVEQDQLRPDQPLEQVLEQILWPAGVSGCAAVVERLVLPPDADDAIPEDPARAEEFAREHPDRQEVRIVAGATRAGSTYCALRLRAHDDAQSVVGGADLVPGLLALLQATLTDDVEGPEVTE from the coding sequence ATGACCAGCCCCGACGACCTGAGCGACCTCGACGTCGACCCGGCCCTGGCCGCGGCCGTCCTCGAGATCGAGACCCACATCGCCGAGGGCGGCTGGGACCAGCCGGCCCGGCTCTACGCCCTGGTCGAGACCGCGGCCCTCGTCGAGCACGAGCCGGGCCTCGCCGCCGCGATGGGCCTGGACGCCTCCTCCGAGCAGGGCTCGCTGACCGCGGTCGAGCAGGACCAGCTGCGTCCCGACCAGCCCCTCGAGCAGGTGCTGGAGCAGATCCTCTGGCCGGCGGGGGTCTCCGGCTGCGCCGCGGTGGTCGAGCGGCTGGTGCTGCCGCCCGACGCCGACGACGCGATCCCCGAGGACCCCGCCCGCGCCGAGGAGTTCGCGCGCGAGCACCCCGACCGCCAGGAGGTGCGGATCGTGGCCGGAGCGACCCGCGCCGGCTCGACGTACTGTGCTCTGCGACTGCGTGCCCACGACGACGCCCAGTCGGTCGTGGGCGGTGCCGACCTGGTGCCCGGCCTCCTGGCCCTGCTCCAGGCCACGCTGACCGACGATGTAGAAGGACCCGAGGTGACCGAGTGA
- a CDS encoding YlbL family protein — protein sequence MKQRTLAALVALPLLLLLVVLAFTLPLPYATYAPGLTVDVLGESEKGEEIIEVSGHEAYRDDGEVRMTTVFVSLPEADKRLPELLGAWLDDDEAVYPYEVVHPDGETVEDSRREGAVDMVTSQDEAIAVALTEMGEEVEPAVGVAFVEDGTPADGALKVRDLFLEIDGKPIEKVEDVAAAVRAAGADDPVELVVLRDGRRTTIEVTPKLKDGTPTIGITVGTFYRFPFQVSVDIDPAIGGPSAGLMFALAIYDTLTPGSLTGGETIAGTGTIDAEGRVGPIGGVQQKIAGARADGAGLFLVPPDNCAEALGAEAGDMRLVRAETMHDARLAVEAWAEDPNTELPSCEAAS from the coding sequence ATGAAGCAGCGCACCCTGGCCGCCCTGGTGGCGCTGCCGTTGCTGCTGCTGCTCGTGGTGCTGGCCTTCACCCTCCCGCTGCCCTACGCGACGTACGCCCCGGGGCTGACCGTCGACGTGCTCGGCGAGAGCGAGAAGGGCGAGGAGATCATCGAGGTCTCCGGGCACGAGGCCTACCGCGACGACGGCGAGGTGCGGATGACGACCGTCTTCGTCTCCCTGCCCGAGGCCGACAAGCGGCTCCCCGAGCTGCTCGGCGCCTGGCTGGACGACGACGAGGCGGTCTACCCCTACGAGGTCGTGCACCCCGACGGCGAGACCGTCGAGGACAGCCGCCGCGAGGGCGCGGTCGACATGGTGACCTCGCAGGACGAGGCGATCGCCGTGGCGCTCACCGAGATGGGCGAGGAGGTCGAGCCCGCCGTCGGCGTCGCCTTCGTCGAGGACGGCACGCCGGCCGACGGCGCGCTCAAGGTGCGCGACCTGTTCCTCGAGATCGACGGCAAGCCGATCGAGAAGGTCGAGGACGTCGCGGCCGCGGTGCGTGCGGCCGGCGCGGACGACCCGGTCGAGCTCGTCGTGCTGCGCGACGGCCGGCGCACGACCATCGAGGTCACGCCCAAGCTCAAGGACGGCACCCCGACGATCGGCATCACCGTCGGCACCTTCTACCGCTTCCCGTTCCAGGTCTCGGTCGACATCGACCCCGCGATCGGCGGTCCGAGCGCCGGGCTGATGTTCGCGCTGGCCATCTACGACACCCTGACCCCGGGCTCGCTCACCGGCGGCGAGACCATCGCCGGGACCGGCACCATCGACGCCGAGGGTCGGGTGGGCCCGATCGGCGGGGTCCAGCAGAAGATCGCCGGCGCCCGTGCCGACGGCGCCGGGCTGTTCCTGGTGCCGCCCGACAACTGCGCCGAGGCCCTCGGCGCCGAGGCGGGCGACATGCGCCTGGTGCGGGCCGAGACCATGCACGACGCTCGGCTGGCCGTCGAGGCCTGGGCCGAGGACCCGAACACCGAGCTCCCGAGCTGTGAGGCGGCATCATGA
- a CDS encoding molybdenum cofactor biosynthesis protein MoaE, producing MSHPAVRLAELRESPLDVAEVVAALDDAAAGGLTLFVGRVRDHDGGKGVTGLDYSAHPSALDRLRQVCDRVAADHDVHGVAAVHRTGTLAIGDLAVVVATTASHRDEAFRASRALIDTLKDEVPIWKHQRFGDGTEEWVGAP from the coding sequence GTGAGCCACCCCGCCGTCCGCCTCGCCGAGCTCCGCGAGTCCCCGCTCGACGTCGCGGAGGTGGTCGCCGCGCTCGACGACGCCGCCGCCGGGGGCCTGACCCTGTTCGTCGGCAGGGTCCGCGACCACGACGGCGGCAAGGGCGTCACCGGCCTGGACTACTCCGCCCACCCCTCCGCGCTCGACCGGCTGCGCCAGGTGTGCGACCGGGTCGCCGCGGACCACGACGTGCACGGCGTCGCCGCCGTCCACCGCACGGGGACGCTCGCCATCGGCGACCTCGCGGTCGTCGTGGCGACCACGGCGTCGCACCGGGACGAGGCCTTCCGCGCCTCGCGCGCGCTCATCGACACGCTCAAGGACGAGGTGCCGATCTGGAAGCACCAGCGCTTCGGCGACGGCACGGAGGAGTGGGTCGGCGCGCCCTGA
- a CDS encoding zinc-dependent metalloprotease translates to MSNDPSDRPDDGQNPFKGTPFEQLFGAAMGGGAAGGPAGFPDLNQLFGQLQAMMQPYDGPVNWTLATDLARRQVAAEPDPTPSQRQRDAIADALRLADHWLDPVTPFPSGVQSTAAWSRAEWVEGTLEVWKVLAEPVAQQSVEAIGGALPPEARAQAGPLIGILGKAVGAIVATQLGSGLGGLAAEVLSVSDIGLPLGPQGRAALIPTNITAFAAGLDVGEDDVLLYLALREAAHQRLYAHVPWLREHVIGAVCDYARGIQVNAEGMQARMEEQMRGIDPTDPAAMQSLLEGGMFEMPKTPAQEAALQRLEIALALVEGWVDEVVHQATSERMPTAGKLQEAFRRRRAAGGPAEQTFSTLVGLELRPRRLRDASTLWGSLRTRQGVEARDGVWMHPDLLPTAADLDDPLGFREDASKPEALTEDDFDAELKKLLDGE, encoded by the coding sequence ATGAGCAACGACCCGTCGGACCGCCCCGACGACGGCCAGAACCCCTTCAAGGGAACACCCTTCGAGCAGCTCTTCGGCGCAGCGATGGGCGGTGGCGCCGCCGGCGGACCGGCCGGCTTCCCCGACCTGAACCAGCTCTTCGGGCAGCTCCAGGCGATGATGCAGCCCTACGACGGCCCGGTGAACTGGACGCTCGCGACCGACCTCGCCCGCCGGCAGGTCGCCGCTGAGCCCGACCCCACGCCGTCCCAGCGGCAACGCGACGCGATCGCCGACGCGCTGCGGCTCGCCGACCACTGGCTCGACCCGGTCACCCCGTTCCCCTCGGGCGTCCAGTCGACCGCGGCCTGGAGCCGCGCCGAGTGGGTCGAGGGCACGCTCGAGGTCTGGAAGGTCCTCGCCGAGCCCGTCGCCCAGCAGTCGGTCGAGGCGATCGGCGGCGCGCTGCCGCCGGAGGCTCGCGCGCAGGCCGGGCCGCTCATCGGCATCCTCGGCAAGGCGGTCGGCGCCATCGTCGCGACCCAGCTCGGCTCCGGCCTGGGTGGTCTCGCGGCCGAGGTGCTGAGCGTCTCCGACATCGGGCTGCCGCTCGGCCCCCAGGGACGCGCCGCCCTGATCCCGACCAACATCACGGCGTTCGCCGCCGGCCTCGACGTCGGCGAGGACGACGTGCTGCTCTACCTCGCCCTGCGTGAGGCCGCCCACCAGCGTCTCTACGCCCACGTGCCGTGGCTGCGCGAGCACGTCATCGGCGCGGTGTGCGACTACGCCCGCGGCATCCAGGTCAACGCCGAGGGCATGCAGGCGCGCATGGAGGAGCAGATGCGCGGCATCGACCCGACCGACCCCGCGGCCATGCAGTCGCTGCTCGAGGGCGGGATGTTCGAGATGCCCAAGACCCCCGCCCAGGAGGCCGCCCTGCAGCGGCTCGAGATCGCCCTGGCCCTGGTCGAGGGCTGGGTCGACGAGGTGGTCCACCAGGCCACGTCGGAGCGGATGCCGACCGCGGGCAAGCTCCAGGAGGCGTTCCGCCGCCGCCGGGCCGCGGGCGGCCCCGCCGAGCAGACGTTCTCCACCCTCGTCGGGCTCGAGCTGCGGCCGCGCCGGCTGCGGGACGCCTCGACGCTGTGGGGGTCGCTGCGCACCCGCCAGGGCGTCGAGGCCCGCGACGGCGTGTGGATGCACCCCGACCTGCTGCCGACGGCGGCCGACCTCGACGACCCGCTGGGCTTCCGCGAGGACGCCTCGAAGCCCGAGGCGCTCACCGAGGACGACTTCGACGCCGAGCTCAAGAAGCTGCTCGACGGCGAGTGA